TCATACTTTACTGTAGCAACACCAACCGATAAAGTAACATGATCAGAAATCTCAGAAGTTTCATGTGGTATGTACAGTGCTTTTACTCCTTTTCTGATTCTTTCACCAATACGAAGAGCATCATCGGAGTCAACATAAGGTAAAATAATTGCAAATTCTTCGCCCCCATACCGTGCGACCAAATCCTGGGGGCGAGTAACTACCTGACATAGTTTATTAGCTACTCTTTTGAGGCATTCATCTCCGGCCTGGTGACCATAAGTATCATTATAAAATTTAAAGAAGTCTATATCGCATATAATTAAAGATAGCACTTTCTTATCATTTTTGGACCTTTTCCATTCCCTGGTCAAAATTTCATCAAAAAAACGCCTGTTAGCTATTCCTGTTAGCCCGTCTATATTAACCATTCTCTCTAATTTTTCATTTTTTTCTTCTAATTCATTATTTATCTGTTCTAAGTGCTTAGTCATATCCTTTAGCTGTCTTTCTCTTTTTTTACGTTCTTTAATTTCATTATTTAATTTTAGGGCAGATTCTACTCTAGCATATAGCTCTATTTTGCCAGCTTGCTTTTGGATATAATCTA
The Natranaerofaba carboxydovora genome window above contains:
- a CDS encoding diguanylate cyclase domain-containing protein, which gives rise to MAILVVDDSRSVRFFIKKMLEERGYKEIKEASSAKEAFDILGIYRNNNNNTDEIDLILMDIIMEDMDGVEACQIIKQEPKYNDTPIIMITSETKSEWLKKAFDAGAIDYIQKQAGKIELYARVESALKLNNEIKERKKRERQLKDMTKHLEQINNELEEKNEKLERMVNIDGLTGIANRRFFDEILTREWKRSKNDKKVLSLIICDIDFFKFYNDTYGHQAGDECLKRVANKLCQVVTRPQDLVARYGGEEFAIILPYVDSDDALRIGERIRKGVKALYIPHETSEISDHVTLSVGVATVKYEWGNNNKKELRLDKFIELADQALYKAKQDGRDRVDYAIYRE